DNA sequence from the Prochlorothrix hollandica PCC 9006 = CALU 1027 genome:
AAAATCCATCGTAAAGTCGGTCGAGCAGTCGGCTTCCCTTTTTGATTGGGCACAGAAGCTTCAGCTTGTTGTAGTGCCATGCGAAGCTTTCGTTGTCCCAACGAATATACCAGTAAAGACAGAGCCATAATAAAAGCCAGAGCCATTATTCGACTCGTACTTTTGAGAAAAACACTAGAAGCAAAAAACAAGGGGTCTTTGATAAACCGAAACCCTCTTTCTGTTCCTTGTTGCTCTTTATAAAAGGATAAAGCTTGAAACGGAGACAACATTTCCGGGTCAAGATGATTCGTCGCTAAAATAAACCGCCCTGTTTGATTCTTGTAAGGTAAAATCAATGCCTCTGATTGCTCTAATGTGATTTGAGGATAATAGTAATATCCTTGAGGTCCTTCACCTGCTTTCGGTCTACCTGGATGACTATAAAAGGGTTTTTCTATGGTTTCTAATGCCTTGACTTCATGAAATTTCAGTTTCTTTTTGAACTGATTCACTGCTGCTGATGCATCCTCTTCACAAGCAAATCCCTTCTTAGTTGCTTGGGCAAACTCTTTCAGCTTTCTCTCTTTCTCTTTTGCAATATCCCGCTCTAATTTCTTCAAGTCCTCTTTTCGTCTTGGCTCGCTTTGGACGATAAACCACCTCTGCGTGATTCCTAAGTAGTCGCTGGTCACGCTCAGCAGTTTATATCGTTTGTCATTCTGGTCTTCAACAAACTCTTGCTCTTTTGAGCCTTGCAGCCATTTCTTTGCTTCTTTGATTGTAGCGGGAACTCTGACAATCCAATTCATCATCCCCCAATCTGTCTTCACGTTGTCTGGGGTATATCCTGCACTATCCATGACAAAAGTTCATCTGGTTCCCATCCCATAACTTGATGAACTGTTTCATGATCCAATGTAAATGTTTGCCATCAGCTTCGTTCCCATCTCTGACGGCCATCATCAAGGGGATCCCTTCTGCCCCATTGGTCACTAATCCCATCATGATTTGCTTTAAGTCGGGTCGATGGTCTCGTGAATAGCCCTGCTTGACTTTAATGGGTTTTAGACCATCGTCTTCTTCCACTTTGTCCCCTTCCTCGGCTCTCTGGGAATGAGGCTGATAAGTAAAACTAATGAGAACAGGCTATGAGGAGTCTCATTCTCAGATGATCAAAGTTTGTNNNNNNNNNNNNNNNNNNNNNNNNNNNNNNNNNNNNNNNNNNNNNNNNNNNNNNNNNNNNNNNNNNNNNNNNNNNNNNNNNNNNNNNNNNNNNNNNNNNNATCTTTTCGAGGGAATGGGGAGGAATTAGCTGGTCGATTAAGCCAACCAAATCCATTTCGTCCATGATTCCTGCTATTATTCCTAAATGGTCAGTGTCTTTGACATCGATCTCTTGTTCTTTTAAGTTCATCTCTTAACCCCTTTTGTTTGTGAAATTCTTAAACATTTTATCCCTTTGAACAACCTGCTGAATGTGGGTTATAACGCACCTCTTTTAACGCACCTCTGTCCACAGACTTGCGCCAGAGGGGTGCCGCAGCACGGCCCTTGGCCCTGGGGAGTTGCCCTGACTGGTCGATCGGCTGCGGGGCGGCATCAGTGCGAGATGGGGGTATCAACTCAAGCCGGAATAGTGGGGTGATCCGCGCCCTACTATTCCGTTAATCTTGTCCTGCTTTCAGCGGGAACCCCAAGATGGGAAGGGGGCAGGGGATGGCAAAATGGGGGAGTTTTCTGGTTCTGGAGAGTCCCTAGCCCATGACTAGCCCCGTTGCTGTGTCCGTTGTTGGACCCGACGATCGCACCCCCGATCGCAAAAAACTGTGGATGGCCGCCCTCAAACCCCCCATGTATAGCGTGGCCATCATGCCCATTTGGTGGGGCACCGCCCTGGCCTATGGTCAGCAGCACGCCCTGAACTGGGGTGTATTTCTGGTCTTTATGGGTTCAGCTATTTTAATTTTGGCCTGGGAGAACATCACCAATGATGTGTTTGACTCTGAAACTGGCATTGACATTAATAAGGCCCATTCCTTAGTCAACTTAACCCAACGCAAGCAACTGGTGTTTTGGTTAGGCAATGGTTGCTTAGCCCTGGGGATTTTGGGCATTGGGGCGATCGCCTACGGACAACAGGATCCCACGGTTTTGGGCCTGGTGCTGGGCTGTTGTGTCCTGGGCTATGTCTACCAAGGTCCCCCCTTCCGCTGGGGCTACCAGGGCTTGGGGGAAATCCTCTGCTTTTTCGCCTTTGGTCCCCTGGCGGTGGGGGCTGCCTACCACAGCCAAACCCACGGTTGGTCCTGGGAAAGCCAAACCGCCTCCATTGTCCTGGGACTCACCACCAGCTTAATTTTGCTCTGCTCCCATTTCCATCAGGTGGAGGATGATGTGGCGGCGGGGAAGCGATCGCCGATCGTCCGCCTGGGAACCCAACGGGGGGCGCAGGTGGTGGTGGCCAGTTGCCTGGTGATTTATGGGCTAATCCTGGCCCTGGCCCTGGGAGGCTATACTCCCCTGGCTACGCTCCTCAGTTTGGCTGGGGTGCCCGCCGCCTGGAAGCTGTGTCGCCAATTGCTCCGCCACCACGGGGAACCGGCGGTGATTAAGGACTGCAAGTTCATTGCCGTCGGTCTCCACTTCTGGAGCGGTTTGGGGTTTGGGTTAGGCTTCTTTTTGACCTATTAGAGTCTAGCTTTGCTCCAGATCCCTGGTTTCTGCGGCAAAAGCGTGAGGTTTTAGCCTTTTTCGATAAGAAACCAGGGATCTCTGGCTTCACGCAACGCCCCAACTTGCTTCACACAACGCCCTTTAGAGTCTAGCTTTGCTCCAGATCCCTGGTTTCTGCGGCAAAAGCGTGAGGTTTTAGCCTTGTTCGATAAGAAACCAGGGATCTCTGGCTTCACGCAACGCCCCAACTTGCTTCACGCAACGCCCTAGGGCTTGGGCTACCATAGGCTGATAGATTGCTTGATACAGCAGTCCTAAATGGGTCGTGTGGTGTGCCCCCTCCGGGGGCACACCACACCAAGGGTTTCAGCCGTCGAGATCCTTACAACTGATTTAGGGTTGCTGTAGTGTTGGAATACAGGTGTTGGAATACAGGTGTTGGAATACAGGTGTTGGAATACAGGTTGACTGACACAAGATGGTCGCTGTAGGTTGGGTTGAAATACGAAACCCAACAGCCCCAATGGTTGTGTTGGGTTTCGCAAGGCTCTACCCAACCTACGGTTGCGAGGTTTTTCGTCGTGTAGGTTGGGTAGAGGAACGAAACCCAACAAGGGACCTGGCAATAGGCAGAGGTGTGGGCGATCGCCCAATGGCTCGTTGGGTTTCGCCCGTTAGGTCGGGGCGGTGTGCCTGGGGTCTTGGGCAGCTCAACCCAACCTACGGGAACATAAGCCTTTCAGACGTTGTGTCAGTCAAGCAGGTTTGACTCCCTAGGAGAATTGCAAACCCGGAGACTGCAAGGTTTGGTTTGCAGGCAATCCGTTCTTGATCCGTGATTCCCAGTGATCCAGTTATTTTGATCCCCGATCGCCCATGAGTTCTGGTCTGGTTACCGAAAATCTGGGTCTAAAGCCCCGTCCTTCTAGGACGGCTTTTCTTCCTGCAACCGATCTATCCAGTCTTCCACAAGCTGGGTCATCGTCTTCTCTCTCTGTTCCGCAATCCGCCTAAACTTTGCCAACCTAGCGCCGGACACCCTTAAACTGAGACTTTCTTTCGCCATTGTACCTACCCATCGTCTACCCATCTATGCTATCATAGTTAGCATGAAAGTACGATACCAGTACCGAATTTATCCAACACCGCAACAGGTCAAAGGGCTGAATCAGCTTTTTGGGTGTTGTCGAGTTGTGTACAACGATGCCCTGGCGATTGTGCGGTCAGTGCCGCAGGGCGAGAAATGGCCTAGCAATGCTGAACTGCAAAAGCTGGTGATTACTCAGGCCAAAAAGACGGCTGAACGGGAATGGTTGGCCGATGTGTCAGCCGTGCCCTTGCAGCAGTCGGTTCAGGATTTAGGTGCTGCCTTCAAGAACTTTTTCGAGAGCCGTAGCGGTAAACGAAAAGGGTCAAAGGTGGGCTTCCCTCGGTTCAAAAAGAAGCTGAACCAACAGTCGGCACGGTTTGTTCGGACGGGATTCTCCCTCAAGGGCAATAAGCTTGAACTAGCCAAGTTAGGCCGCTTCAAGGTGAAGTGGTCAAGGCCACTGCNNNNNNNNNNNNNNNNNNNNNNNNNNNNNNNNNNNNNNNNNNNNNNNNNNNNNNNNNNNNNNNNNNNNNNNNNNNNNNNNNNNNNNNNNNNNNNNNNNNNCAGCGAACAGCTTGGACTATTCGCCTAGCCGGAGAATCCCCGCACCTTTAGGTCGGGGAGCATGTCAACTTGTCCCCTCCCCTCACCCTGGAACAATACCTGGCCCAGGTGTGGGATGACGATCGCCCCCGTGAACTGATTGCAGGAGTGCCGACCCCGATGCCCCCGGAAAGTTGGCGTAATGCCCAGATTTCGACCCGTTTGCTTCTAGAATTGGCGCGGTTTGTGGCTCCGAATCAGCTTAGCCATAAGGATGTAGAGTTGGCGGTGAGTGGCTACCGTGCCCAGACCCGGATTCCCGATTTAATGGTGCTATCGCCGCAGCTAGCGGCTGTGTTGCAGGGTCAGTCTCGGGCCATTATTGTGCAGGATATGCCGCCGCCGTTACTGGTGGTGGAGGTGGTTTTGCCGGGGAAGGAGAACGCCGATCGGGATTATCGCTACAAAC
Encoded proteins:
- a CDS encoding DUF4277 domain-containing protein, with the translated sequence MNLKEQEIDVKDTDHLGIIAGIMDEMDLVGLIDQLIPPHSLEK
- the menA gene encoding 2-carboxy-1,4-naphthoquinone phytyltransferase, which translates into the protein MTSPVAVSVVGPDDRTPDRKKLWMAALKPPMYSVAIMPIWWGTALAYGQQHALNWGVFLVFMGSAILILAWENITNDVFDSETGIDINKAHSLVNLTQRKQLVFWLGNGCLALGILGIGAIAYGQQDPTVLGLVLGCCVLGYVYQGPPFRWGYQGLGEILCFFAFGPLAVGAAYHSQTHGWSWESQTASIVLGLTTSLILLCSHFHQVEDDVAAGKRSPIVRLGTQRGAQVVVASCLVIYGLILALALGGYTPLATLLSLAGVPAAWKLCRQLLRHHGEPAVIKDCKFIAVGLHFWSGLGFGLGFFLTY
- a CDS encoding RNA-guided endonuclease InsQ/TnpB family protein; the encoded protein is MKVRYQYRIYPTPQQVKGLNQLFGCCRVVYNDALAIVRSVPQGEKWPSNAELQKLVITQAKKTAEREWLADVSAVPLQQSVQDLGAAFKNFFESRSGKRKGSKVGFPRFKKKLNQQSARFVRTGFSLKGNKLELAKLGRFKVKWSRPL
- a CDS encoding Uma2 family endonuclease encodes the protein MSPPLTLEQYLAQVWDDDRPRELIAGVPTPMPPESWRNAQISTRLLLELARFVAPNQLSHKDVELAVSGYRAQTRIPDLMVLSPQLAAVLQGQSRAIIVQDMPPPLLVVEVVLPGKENADRDYRYKRSEYAARCIAEYWIVDPQREQITVLQWVDGFYEAMVRSGTDALTSAVIPDFDLTVAQILNP